The following are encoded in a window of Castanea sativa cultivar Marrone di Chiusa Pesio chromosome 9, ASM4071231v1 genomic DNA:
- the LOC142608743 gene encoding zinc finger BED domain-containing protein RICESLEEPER 2-like yields the protein MRCCVHILNLIVQSGLKSIHESIVKVRNAVRYVRASPARFEKFKECVENEKIKAKCLLSFDVPTRWNSTYLMLECALKFVRAFDRLEEEDGYYKLFFCESDGNGKKPISPPNYLDWENVKTFVKFLGIFYEATLRFSGSLFVTSNTYFHKLISIENQLQPLCSVDGDPLLKSMAVEMKRKYDKYWGSMDNINLILFVAVVLDPRYRLKYLKFWFMEWYGKDKRDEMSSKVHDALKRFKQHLADEDSVENKSELDRYLLESSEDPDMEDFDILMLWKMNSSRYRVLSQIACDVLAINVPKIASKSAFSTKGVFWIRSKLHRFFPMPIEEDPSTVVLDDSDVLFFAWS from the exons ATGCGTTGTTGTGTGCATATCTTGAATTTGATAGTGCAAAGTGGGTTGAAGTCCATTCATGAATCAATTGTCAAAGTTAGGAATGCGGTGCGATATGTGAGAGCCTCTCCCGCAAGatttgaaaagtttaaagaatgtgttgaaaatgagaaaatcaaaGCCAAATGTTTGTTGTCCTTTGATGTGCCAACAAGGTGGAATTCCACTTATCTCATGTTAGAATGTGCTTTGAAATTTGTGAGAGCATTTGATAGGTTGGAAGAGGAGGATGGGtattacaaactttttttttgtgaatcgGATGGGAATGGGAAAAAGCCCATTAGTCCTCCTAACTATCTTGATTGGGAAAATGTCAAGACCTTTGTGAAATTTCTTGGCATATTTTATGAGGCGACACTTAGATTTTCAGGGTCTTTGTTTGTCACTTCTAATACATACTTCCATAAGCTAATTAGTATTGAAAATCAATTGCAACCGTTGTGTAGTGTTGATGGGGATCCACTCTTGAAGAGTATGGCGGTagagatgaaaagaaaatatgataagtATTGGGGAAGTATGGATAATATCAATTTAATACTTTTCGTTGCTGTTGTTCTTGACCCAAGGTATAGATTGAAGTATTTAAAGTTTTGGTTTATGGAGTGGTATGGAAAGGACAAGAGGGATGAGATGAGCTCTAAGGTTCATGATGCATTGAAGAG GTTTAAGCAGCACTTGGCGGACGAGGATAGTGTGGAAAATAAATCTGAGTTGGATAGGTATTTGTTGGAATCTTCTGAGGACCCTGATATGGAAGATTTTGACATCTTGATGTTGTGGAAAATGAATTCTTCTAGATATCGAGTCCTTTCCCAAATTGCCTGTGATGTGTTGGCTATTAATGTCCCTAAAATTGCATCCAAGTCTGCTTTTAGTACAAAGGGTGTGTTTTGGATTCGTTCC AAATTGCATCGGTTTTTCCCAATGCCTATAGAGGAGGATCCAAGCACCGTTGTGTTGGATGATAGTGATGTGCTATTCTTTGCTTGGAGTTAG
- the LOC142610664 gene encoding small ribosomal subunit protein uS2-like — protein sequence MENAAAATPAQLSQKEKDIQMMLASHVHLGTKNIDFQMERYVFKRRSDGIYIINVGKTWEKLQLAARVIVAIENPQDIIVQSARPYGQRAVLKFAQYTGAHAIAGRHTPGTFTNQLQTSFSEPRLLILTDPRTDHQPIKEAALGNIPTIAFCDTDSPMRYVDIGIPANNKGKHSIGCLFWLLARMVLQMRGTIRPGSRWEVMVDLFFYREPEEAKQQEEEEEAQPMADYGIEYNPAPLASDQWPVQGAADAQWIPDAQQPISAVTAAWTPETGPAVITGEWDQIAPPIPAVGLPTVGLEGVPPPSGWE from the exons ATGGAAAACGCCGCCGCCGCCACGCCGGCGCAACTCTCACAGAAGGAGAAAGATATCCAGATGATGTTGGCCTCCCATGTTCACTTGGGCACCAAAAACATCGACTTCCAGATGGAGCGTTATGTCTTCAAGAGGCGCAGTGATG GAATATACATTATCAATGTGGGGAAGACATGGGAAAAGCTTCAGTTGGCAGCCCGGGTTATTGTTGCAATTGAGAACCCACAAGACATCATTGTACAGTCTGCAAGGCCTTATGGTCAGAGAGCGGTCCTGAAGTTTGCTCAGTACACTGGTGCCCATGCTATTGCTGGGAGGCACACTCCTGGTACCTTCACCAATCAGTTGCAGACCTCATTCAGTGAGCCTCGTCTCCTCATCCTCACTGATCCAAGGACTGATCATCAG CCCATTAAGGAAGCTGCTCTTGGAAATATTCCAACTATTGCCTTTTGCGATACTGATTCACCCATGCGGTATGTTGATATTGGGATCCCTGCCAACAACAAGGGGAAGCATAGCATAGGATGTCTCTTCTGGCTTTTGGCAAGGATGGTTCTGCAGATGCGTGGTACTATTCGTCCTGGGAGTAGGTGGGAAGTGATG GTGGATTTGTTTTTCTATCGGGAGCCCGAGGAGGCTAagcaacaagaagaagaagaagaagctcaaCCCATGGCAGATTATGGAATTGAATATAATCCTGCTCCCCTTGCTTCTGACCAATGGCCTGTTCAAGGTGCTGCTGATGCCCAGTGGATCCCTGATGCTCAGCAACCTATTTCCGCTGTTACTGCGGCATGGACTCCAGAAACAG GTCCAGCTGTTATAACAGGTGAATGGGATCAAATTGCGCCACCAATtcctgctgttggtcttcctacTGTTGGTCTTGAAGGTGTTCCTCCTCCTTCTGGCTGGGAGTAA